The sequence AACAGCGACGCTATTATCAAAAAAACCTATGATAATCTAACTAATGTGAGTTCTTCCAAATACCTTTTTGATAAAGAAGGTATTGTCATTGATGGCAACCATGTATCTATTCAGGTAGTGGATACATTTCCATTCAACCCTGCGGGAAACACTATTTACTTAAAACTTACTACGATCCAAAAGTTACATATAGATTTGACCAACCCAAGAGAAAATGGGCTGACGTATGAGGCACTAGAAGGAATTAAACTTGTACTTTTAGCGGATGAGGCTCACCATATCAATGTCTTAACGAGAAGTGACAAAAGAAATTTAACAACTAAAGAAGCTCAGGAGAGAACATGGGAACACACAGTAAACAGGTTGCTACGCCTTCATCCAGCCAATCGCTTAATTGAATATACGGCAACTATTGACTTAAACAATGACTCATTATTTCACAAATACCATAATAAGATTGTTTATCAATACGATCTAAAGAGATTTATGAACGATGGCTATTCAAAAAATGTTGTATTACTACGTGCCAATGAAGACGATAACCAAAAAATGTTACATGCCATGCTGTTAAGTCAGTATCGTAAATATATTGCTAAGGAAAATGATATTGATTTGAAACCGATTATCCTGTTCAAGTCGAATAAGATTGCCATTTCCAAAGAAGCTAATGCAGCGTTTTTCAATATTGTAGATGAACTAACTGTCAGCAAACTACAACAAGTGATCGAACATGGTCTGTCAGTCCATCAGAATAAAGGTAGTATTTGGAATCAAATGTTCCAATATTATGGTCGACAAGAATTAACAAAAATTGTTCAAGATCTTCAATGGGATTTTACTGAACAGACTACAATCAATGCCAATGACAGCTCTTTCTTATCAGAAGAAAATGCTTTGCGTTTAAACACATTGGAAGATATGAATAACCCGATTCGTACCATTTTTGCAGTGGCAAAGCTAAATGAGGGCTGGGATGTATTAAACCTCTTTGATATTGTCCGTATCAGTGAAGGGGCTTCTAACACCAAAACAACAACCGATAGTGAAGCGCAATTGATTGGACGAGGGGCAAGATATTATCCGTTTGAACACAAAGGGGAACAATCATTTATTCGGCGTTTTGACTTGTCTCCAAGTAATTTGAAAGCTATTGAAACGCTGCATTATCACACAATAAATGAAAATGCCTATATCAAGAACTTGGAGAAATCATTAAAAGCGGCGAATATTCAGGTGAAAGAGGATCAATTTGATCGCTTGGAAGCAAAGGTTAAACCTAAAATCCGTAAAGCGGACTGGTTTCGACATGGGAAAATATATATCAATAAAGTAGTTCCAACTACGTCTGAGGATTATCAATCTTTTCAGGACTATAATATCTATCCAGTGTATGAAACTGATTATGAAAAATCTGTTGAACAGAGATATGGTTCTAAACAGGAAGTCATTACTAGCATAAGGAGTCATGTTCAGCCATTAAAAATAGATAAGAGACTCCTGCAAAAAGCAATTCAACGGAATAAGTTTTTTCATTTTCATAACTTGAAAGAATATGTCCCAAGCATTTCAGGCATGAAAGAATTTATCGAAAGTCCTGATTTTCTAGGGGGATTATCCATTCAGGTATCGCTTCCGATAAACCTTACTATTGATGAATTTTCACGCCATCAGCAATTGAAGGTTATTGAGAAATTTCTTGGTTATGCAGAAAAAAATATCCGTTCCAATTATATGAAAGAAAAAGGAACACCGGTATTCGAAGGAGTAGCTTTTCCTGAACTAATCAACGATTACGTTGTAGAAATGAGTAAAATTAATAACAAAGTTACTGATTTTGACGAATTCAAAAACCGAAGAAATATGCGTGAATATGATTGGTACATTTATAACCAGGCAATTGTGAATGGACTAGAAAGCAGTTTCATTGATTTTATCAATGACTATATTGAGCAATTAAAAGAGAAATACACGGATGTTTACCTCATCCGTAATGAGCGGAAAGTGAAAATTGTGGAAATCAATGGAACACGGGGATTTATGCCAGATTTTTTGCTGTATTTAAAGGATGACAACTGTACATATCAAGTCTTTTTAGAGCCTAAAGGTAAACATCTTTATGATAAGGATCAATGGAAACAGGATTTTATCATGTCGCTGAACGATAACCCAGATGTTGAGATACTGAGTGAAAACGAAGAAATAAGACTTATTGGAATTCGATTTTATTCAGATGAACCAGATCTAAAACAAGCTTTTAAGGAAGACTTTACAGAAATGTTAATTGGACAAGAAAAATAATATTTTTAGCAAAGTCCACTCTTTTTGGCAGGAGAGTGGGCTTTTTCCTATTATGAAGTGCCATAGGGGTTAATTCACTTAAAATTATTTAATCAGCATGAACATGACTAACATTTACCAACAAGATCATTGTACAGATCCTCATCTTCTAACCAGAATTTATAACCTTCATTTTCTTGTAGTACTTAACAAGATTTATTTCGATTATAATAACGCTCCTTTGCTTTGTCGATAATCTGGTCAATTTCATACTTATAATTTTGTACTTCTTCTTTGGTTGAAGCACCCATTATTTTTTTATTCAAACGGTGAACTTGTTCTAATTCCTTATCTGACATGACATCTTTAACTCGTTTTTCCATGATTAGATTTCCCTCTCGTTTTCAACTAGTTCCTCTAAACACAATTCAATTGCTTCCCTAATATTTTCAGTTGCTTCTAGTAACGTTTTCCCTTGAGAATAACAACCATCAAAATCGGAACATGTTGCTATAAAATAGCCATCTTCATCATGTTCATACGACACATTTATCCTTCTTTTCCATTTTTTTCGAAAATAACGATCTTTTGCTTTCTCAATCAGGTTTTCTATATCCTTGTTGTAAAAATTTCGTTTCATCTTCGTTGCTGATGTTAAAACAGCATAATTTAATTCCTCAAATTCTTCCAGTTCATCATCAGTCATTACATCTTTAACTCTTATCGGCTTCATGTGATAAACACACTCCATTTACATTTCTTTAAATTTATTATAGTTCAGCAATATGTAAAACGATATAAAAATGCAGACTAGGGAAAAATCTAATTTATTTTATCAGCAGGACGCGGATTTAAACCCATTTCCGCAACAATTTATATTCAAATGGTCAATAAAGTTATTATTCGCCAGATAGCAAAAGTTTAAGTTGCCTGATACGTTTTCATGTGTGGAGATCGTGAATGATCGATCTCCACACTATGATTGTTTCTTTTTCCATTTATAATAAACACCGACACCTATTCCCAAAATTAAAACGCTAATTAAAGCAATTACGAAAAACTTGTTTCCAGAACTGGATTCTTCATCTTCATCATCCATTACTGTTGTTTCGACAACTTCCTCGTCCGTTTCTTCTTCTTTTTCTTCTTCATCCTCTGATTCTTCAAATCCTAATTGTTTAGCCTCATCTTCTGATATTTCTTGTTCTACTTCCTTACCTTCATCATTTTTTACAACTGCAACAAACTTATCTCCGTCTTTTTTAATTTCTGCTTTTTTGTCCTTTAATTCTGTAATTGTTAATTTTGTAGATTGCTTGTTATTATTTTGTTTATCATCAGCTTTTGCAACACTTTTTGTATCTTGTTTTGTATTTGTCGAAGGTGTTGACTTATTTGTTTCCTTTTTAGAATCTGTATTAGGTTTAGTTGGCTTTGGATCAGGCTTCGGTTGCGGTTTCGGTTGTGGTTTTGGCTCAGGCTTCGGTTCTGGTTTTGGATCTGCTGGTTTAGGTTTCGGGTTAGGCTTTGGCTCTGGTTTTGGTTCAGGTTTTGGTTCTTGTTTTAAAGGAATCGTTGTCACCGTTAGATTATGATAGCCTTTTCCACTAATAAGAACTTTTACGACTTCTCCGTTTTTTACTACTTTTGTTGTAGGACCAATTATCATAAATTCTGAACCATATTCTCCAAATACAGAACCTTTACACGCACCAGTAGCATCTGCATGGTTATATCCACTTTTATGTTTATTTGCATCAATGGTAATAGAACAATTCCCTACAACTTCTGCATGTGCTGAACCACTAGGTAAAATCATAGCAATCACTAAACCTAGCATCATCATTCCTGTCAATAGTTTTTTAAACATAATTATCCTCTCCCTTTTGTTCCTGCATTTTTTGTTTAACGCTTTCTGAATCTACAATAACGTGAACAGTTGTTGCCTTCCTATAAATCACCAAAAGTTATAAGTGGCAATAATTAATCCAAACACGAAATTAAAAATAAGTTGTGCTTGATTTACCTGAACAAATAAATCTTTGAACATCAGGTATGGCAATGACACAATGACTAACAATAGACTAATTCCAAATAGAATTGCTCTTTTAAAAACAGTCATTTCCTTTGTTCACCCCCATACCTCCCAAATAAACGGATAACCATTCTGTTATGACTCAACACTCCTACAAAGGCAATAAACATAACGACAGGTCTTAAAATAAAGTTCAAGAAAAGAAAGGGAATCATTACAATTTCACATATAATTAGTGGTATTGCTGTTCTTGGTGCATATAAAAGTAAAATAGGACTACCAAATAAAAGCCCAATCAACAAAGCTATTACCATTGACTTCTTTTTTGGGATTTCTCCTGTTTCCCTGTATTCTTGCAACATCTTTCTCTCATTAAATACATCAAACAAAACCCTTGCCCCATAACCGACAGCGACTCCATAAGCAGTTTTACGAACGGTTTTTCTACCAAAGCTCCCCATTATTTTCAATCCTTTATTAAATACTAGAAGTAACCTTGATCTTATCATTGAAAATCTTCAAAACTAGATATAGTGATAAAAAGGGTCGAAAATCACTATATTTAGTGAATTGTGTAATTGTGTAATTGTGCTATACGTGATATAATTTAATCAATAATATTTTCAAAGGAGGGAAAGCAAAATGTCAAAACCAAATAAGGAAGGAAAGAAACAAGAGTATAAAACCGTACGGATATACCCAAAAGATTACGTTAGGTTAAGAAGGCTTTCCTTCTCCCAGGACAAGCCAATTGTCCGACTCATTTCAGAAGCTATCGAATTACTAGAAAAGAAGTACGGAAAAAATTATGACACTTATGACTTGAATGAAGATTAGTAAAGAAGATAATGACACTATCCTTTTTATCGGTAGTAAGTTTCCTTATTTAAATTCATATGCTTATAAGCAGAGTAGGTCATTTAATCAATAAACAAGTATCAATGTATAATTTAAATAAGAAGTTGTAAGCGGTACCACTAAAATTATAAAGTGAAGAATGATAACAATTTAAGAAATAATAGAGTTTGTGGTCGTCGATTATTGTACAAGTGAATGGGGGCGAGGGGTTTTGGATATTGTCGAAACAAGGTTTGGAAAAAACAAATTTTCTGGCTATCAAGTTGATTCTGAGTATCAAGAATCAGATGTTATAGTATCTAGCTGGAGTAACGGAATACATGAGGTTGTTTCAAAAGGGACAGGTAGCTCTGGATTGAGAGCACCTCAATTTGGAGCATTATGTTCGATACGCTCGCATTGGACTGTTAGTAAAAGCGCTGCAACAATTGTTATGCCTACAGGAACAGGAAAAAGTGAGACAATGCTAGCTACTATTGTCACTGAAAAGATTCCTAAATCGTTAATTATCGTTCCTTCTAATTTATTGAGAAGTCAAATTTATGAGAAGGCTAAATCATTTGGCATTCTATATGAAATCGGTATGCTTAGTTCAGAAATTATACCACCTAATGTTTTTCTGCTTGGGGAAGGTATTAAAGAGAAAGAAAAATTTGAGGAAATTGTTATGAGGTCTAATGTAATAATTACCACTATGACGCTGGCCTCAAGAATGTCTCAACAATTTATTTCATTTTTATCTGATAATATAGATGTGCTTTTCGTTGATGAAGCACATCACGTTAGTTCCAAAACATGGTCGTCCTTCAAAGAGTCGTTTAATAATAATAGAATTTTACAATTTACAGCGACACCTTTTAGAGAAGATGGTAAAAAAATCGATGGTAATATATTGTATAATTTCCCCCTTCGGTTAGCTCAAGAACAGGGATATTTTAAAGAGATAGATTTTGTTCCTATTGAGGAATTTGATGAAAGAAAAGTTGATTTATCTATCGCAAGAAAAGCTATCCACGTATTGGGGAAAGATATAGGAGAGGGGTATCAACATATATTACTCGTCAGAGCCAATAAAGTAAAGCGGGCAGAGGAATTATTCTCGGAAGTCTACCAAAAATTCTATAAGAGGTTTAATCCTGTATTAATTACTAGTAAGCAAACTACTCGTGAAAAACAAGAAAGAATGAAATTATTGCAAAATTATTCATCAAAAATTGTGGTGTGTGTTGATATGTTTGGTGAGGGGATTGACATCCCTAACCTTAAAATTGCCGCAATCCATGACAAGTACAAATCAATGCCTATAA is a genomic window of Virgibacillus proomii containing:
- a CDS encoding DEAD/DEAH box helicase family protein codes for the protein MTNEILHSQIEDRFNSIFETPPDVPQYIYDNVSHELRPYQEQALRQFIYTQRSDTADVAFNHLLFHMATGSGKTLVLAATILYLYKEHGHKNFIFFVNSDAIIKKTYDNLTNVSSSKYLFDKEGIVIDGNHVSIQVVDTFPFNPAGNTIYLKLTTIQKLHIDLTNPRENGLTYEALEGIKLVLLADEAHHINVLTRSDKRNLTTKEAQERTWEHTVNRLLRLHPANRLIEYTATIDLNNDSLFHKYHNKIVYQYDLKRFMNDGYSKNVVLLRANEDDNQKMLHAMLLSQYRKYIAKENDIDLKPIILFKSNKIAISKEANAAFFNIVDELTVSKLQQVIEHGLSVHQNKGSIWNQMFQYYGRQELTKIVQDLQWDFTEQTTINANDSSFLSEENALRLNTLEDMNNPIRTIFAVAKLNEGWDVLNLFDIVRISEGASNTKTTTDSEAQLIGRGARYYPFEHKGEQSFIRRFDLSPSNLKAIETLHYHTINENAYIKNLEKSLKAANIQVKEDQFDRLEAKVKPKIRKADWFRHGKIYINKVVPTTSEDYQSFQDYNIYPVYETDYEKSVEQRYGSKQEVITSIRSHVQPLKIDKRLLQKAIQRNKFFHFHNLKEYVPSISGMKEFIESPDFLGGLSIQVSLPINLTIDEFSRHQQLKVIEKFLGYAEKNIRSNYMKEKGTPVFEGVAFPELINDYVVEMSKINNKVTDFDEFKNRRNMREYDWYIYNQAIVNGLESSFIDFINDYIEQLKEKYTDVYLIRNERKVKIVEINGTRGFMPDFLLYLKDDNCTYQVFLEPKGKHLYDKDQWKQDFIMSLNDNPDVEILSENEEIRLIGIRFYSDEPDLKQAFKEDFTEMLIGQEK
- a CDS encoding type II toxin-antitoxin system HicB family antitoxin: MKPIRVKDVMTDDELEEFEELNYAVLTSATKMKRNFYNKDIENLIEKAKDRYFRKKWKRRINVSYEHDEDGYFIATCSDFDGCYSQGKTLLEATENIREAIELCLEELVENEREI